A section of the Oncorhynchus keta strain PuntledgeMale-10-30-2019 chromosome 15, Oket_V2, whole genome shotgun sequence genome encodes:
- the LOC118395139 gene encoding V-type proton ATPase subunit S1-like protein isoform X2 gives MLIDSTISCLHRHFREFGISFNRLYTRRPLVTTPAQDLHIRLLHLGYRVRPATWTADETLNGWHLLNQHGHGKGKRKLLQSPIHGPYSPLSVSYNGKTCILFRAKRLAIRYQNHTFVDLTERTFGPNAPVDTKGSICTKEKATLSLKFGDVEDLRGLVIRLQMSNIFYESAGQNWFTLDSVHIHYNWTHEATFNASEVYSPATSSYHCQHVSSQHKYDTLLVPSSHTDTSANWHITFTDFQIQAFNVMSDKFASASDCANFLTPAILMGLVTSLILLLVLAYALHMVVHLKHIDRYEEQKAMVYFPRRLSKALECRASQQCELPDKNCL, from the exons ATGTTAATAGACTcaaccataagctgcctccatcgtcattttagagaatttggcatttCGTTCAACCGGCTTTACAcccgcagaccacttgtaaccacgccagcgcaggacctccacatccggcttctccACCTGGGGTATCGtgtgagaccagccacctggacagctgatgaaact CTGAATGGCTGGCACCTCCTCAACCAGCATGGCCATGGCAAGGGCAAGAGAAAGCTGCTCCAGTCCCCCATCCACGGGCCCTACTCTCCCCTGAGCGTGTCCTACAATGGCAAGACCTGCATCCTTTTCAGGGCCAAGCGCCTGGCCATCCGCTACCAGAACCACACATTCGTAGACCTGACGGAGAGGACCTTTGGACCCAACGCCCCTGTGGACACCAAGGGTTCCATCTGCACCAAGGAGAAGGCTAC GCTCTCGCTAAAGTTTGGAGATGTGGAGGATCTCAGGGGACTTGTTATCAGGCTGCAGATGTCCAACATTTTCTACGAGTCAGCAGGGCAGAACTGGTTCACCTTAGACAGCGTCCACATCCACTACAATTGGACCCATGAAGCTACGTTCAACGCCAGTGAGGTGTACTCCCCCGCCACCTCCTCCTACCACTGCCAGCATGTCAGCAGTCAGCACAAATATGACACCCTTCTGGTGCCCAGCTCACACACCGACACCTCAGCTAACTGGCACATCACGTTTACTGACTTCCAG ATCCAGGCTTTCAACGTCATGTCTGATAAGTTTGCGTCTGCCAGCGACTGTGCCAACTTCCTGACCCCAGCCATCCTGATGGGCCTGGTGACCTCTCTGATCCTGCTGTTGGTCCTGGCCTACGCTCTGCACATGGTGGTCCACCTCAAACACATTGACCGCTACGAGGAACAGAAAGCTATGGTGTACTTCCCACGCAGGCTGAGCAAAGCTCTAGAATGCAGAGCCTCGCAGCAGTGCGAGTTACCTGACAAGAACTGCCtgtga
- the LOC118395139 gene encoding V-type proton ATPase subunit S1-like protein isoform X1, with protein MAAHAFLFSALLSALSQPTLSLDQVPALLERSTEEDYVTEVPYPAGRIRAGGLDGMSLETQGYMPTKETPLRRLLKLNGWHLLNQHGHGKGKRKLLQSPIHGPYSPLSVSYNGKTCILFRAKRLAIRYQNHTFVDLTERTFGPNAPVDTKGSICTKEKATLSLKFGDVEDLRGLVIRLQMSNIFYESAGQNWFTLDSVHIHYNWTHEATFNASEVYSPATSSYHCQHVSSQHKYDTLLVPSSHTDTSANWHITFTDFQIQAFNVMSDKFASASDCANFLTPAILMGLVTSLILLLVLAYALHMVVHLKHIDRYEEQKAMVYFPRRLSKALECRASQQCELPDKNCL; from the exons ATGGCTGCACACGCATTCCTCTTCTCTGCCTTGCTGTCTGCCCTCAGCCAGCCCACCCTGTCCTTAGATCAAGTGCCTGCACTCCTGGAGAGAAG CACAGAAGAGGACTATGTTACCGAGGTTCCATACCCAGCTGGGAGGATCAGAGCGG GTGGTCTTGATGGAATGAGCTTGGAGACTCAGGGTTATATGCCCACTAAAGAAACCCCACTCAGAAGATTACTGAAG CTGAATGGCTGGCACCTCCTCAACCAGCATGGCCATGGCAAGGGCAAGAGAAAGCTGCTCCAGTCCCCCATCCACGGGCCCTACTCTCCCCTGAGCGTGTCCTACAATGGCAAGACCTGCATCCTTTTCAGGGCCAAGCGCCTGGCCATCCGCTACCAGAACCACACATTCGTAGACCTGACGGAGAGGACCTTTGGACCCAACGCCCCTGTGGACACCAAGGGTTCCATCTGCACCAAGGAGAAGGCTAC GCTCTCGCTAAAGTTTGGAGATGTGGAGGATCTCAGGGGACTTGTTATCAGGCTGCAGATGTCCAACATTTTCTACGAGTCAGCAGGGCAGAACTGGTTCACCTTAGACAGCGTCCACATCCACTACAATTGGACCCATGAAGCTACGTTCAACGCCAGTGAGGTGTACTCCCCCGCCACCTCCTCCTACCACTGCCAGCATGTCAGCAGTCAGCACAAATATGACACCCTTCTGGTGCCCAGCTCACACACCGACACCTCAGCTAACTGGCACATCACGTTTACTGACTTCCAG ATCCAGGCTTTCAACGTCATGTCTGATAAGTTTGCGTCTGCCAGCGACTGTGCCAACTTCCTGACCCCAGCCATCCTGATGGGCCTGGTGACCTCTCTGATCCTGCTGTTGGTCCTGGCCTACGCTCTGCACATGGTGGTCCACCTCAAACACATTGACCGCTACGAGGAACAGAAAGCTATGGTGTACTTCCCACGCAGGCTGAGCAAAGCTCTAGAATGCAGAGCCTCGCAGCAGTGCGAGTTACCTGACAAGAACTGCCtgtga